In Anaerolineales bacterium, one DNA window encodes the following:
- the pstB gene encoding phosphate ABC transporter ATP-binding protein PstB, whose translation MQPENGDYAIETKKLSIYYGPFEAVKEVDLLIEKQKITAIIGPSGCGKSTLLRAFNRMNDFVPTSRVEGEILMHGTNLYSKQIDPVEVRRRIGMVFQKPNPFPKSIYENIAWGARINGYRGNMDELVEQSLRGAALWDEVKDILKQNAYALSGGQQQRLCIARTIAIQPEIILMDEPASALDPISTLRIEELMQELKKNYTIIIVTHNMQQAARVSDFTAMMMLYEETRSGTVIEYDETKTIFTRPKDKRTEDYVTGRFG comes from the coding sequence ATGCAACCTGAAAACGGCGATTACGCCATCGAAACCAAAAAACTGAGTATCTATTACGGTCCGTTCGAAGCCGTCAAGGAAGTGGACCTGCTGATCGAAAAGCAGAAGATCACGGCCATCATCGGTCCGTCGGGATGCGGCAAGTCCACGCTGCTGCGCGCCTTCAACCGCATGAACGACTTCGTGCCAACCAGCCGCGTGGAGGGCGAGATTCTCATGCACGGCACGAACCTGTACAGCAAACAGATCGACCCTGTGGAAGTCCGCCGCCGCATTGGGATGGTCTTCCAAAAACCGAATCCCTTCCCAAAATCCATCTATGAGAACATCGCCTGGGGCGCGCGCATCAACGGCTATAGGGGAAATATGGACGAACTGGTCGAACAATCCCTGCGCGGCGCGGCCTTGTGGGATGAAGTGAAGGACATACTCAAGCAAAATGCCTACGCCCTCTCCGGCGGACAGCAGCAGCGCTTGTGCATTGCCCGCACCATCGCCATCCAGCCCGAGATCATCCTGATGGACGAACCCGCCTCCGCGCTCGACCCGATCTCGACCCTGCGCATCGAAGAGTTGATGCAGGAACTGAAGAAGAACTACACCATCATCATCGTCACCCACAACATGCAGCAGGCGGCGCGCGTCTCCGATTTCACCGCCATGATGATGCTCTACGAAGAAACCCGTTCCGGCACGGTCATCGAATACGACGAGACCAAGACCATCTTCACCCGCCCGAAGGACAAGCGCACGGAAGATTACGTGACAGGAAGGTTCGGATAA
- the pstA gene encoding phosphate ABC transporter permease PstA has product MTKYSYPDEKQLNRLVAGRYRTAWVWQFIFLLSLIIAIFSLSALIYDVVDGAFGYVAYEFKKDPTLISEKPLDDLEKEELLLILQENLSRGAYNKLNEEKAMETRNEAELYNLVIERLVQIKTLETYSLSDSLFRKAEVEADVAENFPEARLEFRSWLSPQFLTTPMSSRAEFAGVRTAMLGSMWLVGIAISFAMPVGIGAAVYLQEYARKNFINSAIQTNINNLAGVPSIVYGMLGLAIFVRAMEAFTSGAMFGITDTNGRTLMSAGLTMGILVLPLVIINAQEAIKAVPDSIRQAAYGVGATRWQTVWSHVLPNALPGILTGSILAMSRAVGETAPLIIVGASTFISLDPSGPFSKFTAMPIQIYQWTARAQGEFHSIAAAAIIVLLVLLLTLNATAILLRNRFQRRY; this is encoded by the coding sequence ATGACAAAATATTCCTATCCCGATGAAAAACAATTGAACAGGTTGGTTGCCGGACGCTATCGTACGGCATGGGTCTGGCAATTCATCTTTCTGCTCTCGTTGATCATCGCCATCTTCAGCCTGTCCGCCCTGATCTATGACGTCGTGGACGGCGCATTCGGGTATGTGGCGTATGAGTTCAAAAAAGACCCGACCCTGATCAGCGAAAAACCGCTCGACGACCTGGAAAAAGAGGAACTGCTCCTGATTTTGCAGGAGAACCTCTCGCGCGGCGCGTACAACAAACTCAACGAAGAAAAGGCGATGGAAACCCGCAACGAGGCCGAGCTATACAACCTTGTCATCGAACGCCTCGTCCAGATCAAGACACTGGAGACCTATTCCCTGTCCGACTCGCTTTTCCGTAAAGCCGAGGTCGAAGCGGACGTGGCGGAGAACTTTCCCGAAGCGCGGCTCGAATTCCGTTCGTGGCTGTCGCCGCAGTTCCTGACGACGCCCATGTCCAGCCGCGCGGAATTTGCCGGCGTGCGCACCGCCATGCTTGGCTCGATGTGGCTGGTGGGCATCGCCATCTCCTTTGCCATGCCAGTCGGCATCGGCGCGGCAGTTTACCTGCAGGAATACGCCCGCAAGAACTTTATCAACAGTGCCATCCAGACCAATATCAACAACCTGGCCGGCGTGCCATCCATTGTGTATGGGATGCTGGGTCTGGCGATCTTTGTCCGCGCGATGGAGGCGTTCACCAGCGGCGCGATGTTCGGCATCACTGATACCAACGGGCGCACGCTCATGTCCGCGGGGCTGACGATGGGCATCCTCGTCCTGCCATTGGTCATCATCAACGCGCAGGAAGCCATCAAAGCCGTGCCGGATTCGATCCGTCAAGCGGCCTACGGCGTGGGCGCAACGCGCTGGCAAACGGTGTGGAGCCACGTCCTGCCGAATGCCCTGCCCGGCATTTTGACCGGAAGCATCCTGGCGATGTCCCGCGCTGTAGGCGAGACCGCCCCGCTCATCATCGTGGGCGCATCCACCTTCATCAGCCTTGATCCCAGCGGACCGTTCAGCAAGTTCACCGCCATGCCGATCCAGATATACCAGTGGACTGCGCGCGCGCAGGGGGAGTTTCACAGCATTGCGGCGGCGGCGATTATCGTCCTGCTCGTCCTGCTGTTGACCCTCAATGCAACCGCCATTCTGTTACGCAACCGCTTCCAGCGGCGTTATTAG
- the pstC gene encoding phosphate ABC transporter permease subunit PstC, whose product MTEETNLNPASPPPDTFRPSDLKRKLRLGEGAIEISLFVVGFLTIFITISIVIVLGDQALLFFNDPQVGFREFFLTTQWQPQIGQFGIWALVSATLTTSAIAILVALPLGLSAAIYLSEYASPRARSILKPVLEILAGVPTVVYGYFALLFVSPILRDLIGPEKLGVYNMLSAGLVMGIMVLPLIASMSEDALSAVPSSLREGAYAMGATPFEASTQVIVPAALSGIGAAVIVGISRAVGETMIVAVASGATSKFTFNPLEAAETMTAHIARISGGDLSYNTIDYNSLFAIALMLFLVTLVLNLISQWIVSRFREQYE is encoded by the coding sequence ATGACCGAAGAAACCAACCTGAATCCCGCCTCCCCGCCGCCGGATACCTTTCGACCGTCCGACTTGAAGCGTAAACTGCGTCTCGGCGAAGGCGCGATCGAAATATCCCTGTTTGTGGTGGGTTTTTTGACCATCTTTATCACGATCAGCATCGTAATCGTCCTGGGCGACCAGGCGCTTTTGTTCTTCAACGACCCGCAAGTCGGGTTCAGGGAATTCTTTCTGACCACCCAATGGCAGCCCCAGATCGGTCAGTTCGGCATCTGGGCGCTGGTCAGTGCTACGTTGACCACAAGCGCGATTGCTATCCTGGTTGCGCTTCCGCTCGGCTTGAGCGCGGCGATCTACTTGAGTGAGTACGCCAGCCCGCGCGCCCGCTCGATCCTAAAACCTGTTTTGGAAATTCTGGCGGGCGTTCCCACCGTGGTATACGGGTACTTTGCCCTGCTTTTTGTCTCTCCCATTTTACGAGACCTGATCGGACCGGAAAAACTCGGCGTGTATAACATGCTCTCGGCGGGTCTGGTGATGGGAATTATGGTCCTGCCCCTGATCGCCTCGATGAGCGAGGACGCCCTGAGCGCGGTGCCAAGCTCACTGCGTGAAGGAGCCTATGCCATGGGCGCGACACCGTTCGAAGCCAGCACCCAGGTAATCGTTCCCGCGGCGCTTTCCGGAATCGGCGCGGCAGTCATCGTCGGCATTTCCCGCGCCGTCGGGGAGACCATGATCGTGGCGGTCGCATCAGGCGCGACCTCCAAATTCACCTTCAATCCGCTCGAAGCCGCCGAGACAATGACCGCCCACATCGCCCGCATCAGCGGCGGCGACCTTTCGTACAACACCATCGACTACAACAGCCTGTTCGCCATCGCGTTGATGCTCTTCCTGGTGACGCTGGTGCTCAACCTGATCAGCCAGTGGATCGTGTCAAGATTTCGCGAGCAATATGAGTAA
- a CDS encoding PstS family phosphate ABC transporter substrate-binding protein — translation MSKTVRLFVFVLVAMSLVLAACGAPAAETAAPAETEAPSAVATEAPMEELQAIVLPLIPDPDEVTGDIITAGSSTVFPVSERMAELFQQEGYTGNITVDSIGSGAGYERFCKAGESDISNASRAIKDSEVEDCRAIGREPLEFRVGTDALAVVVSTQNDFLTSISIEDLAKVFSGEISNWNQLNPAYPDGKIAVYSPGSDSGTFDYFVEEVMESVYGDEGGAKLLGLEGIQLSEDDNVLVQGVAGDPFAISYFGYAYFVENTDKLNALNVNDVEPSQANVDNGTYPLARPLFIYSTAQIMQDKPQVAAFIGFYLSQLDDNIVDVGYFPAPAKELYSAWGAWLAAVR, via the coding sequence ATGTCTAAAACAGTTCGTTTGTTCGTTTTTGTTCTGGTGGCAATGAGCCTCGTGCTCGCCGCCTGCGGTGCGCCTGCGGCGGAAACTGCGGCACCCGCTGAAACGGAAGCCCCCAGCGCTGTCGCCACCGAGGCCCCGATGGAGGAACTTCAGGCTATCGTCCTGCCCCTCATCCCCGACCCTGATGAAGTAACCGGCGACATCATCACGGCGGGTTCCTCGACCGTGTTCCCCGTCTCCGAGCGCATGGCGGAACTCTTCCAGCAGGAAGGCTACACCGGAAACATCACCGTCGACTCCATCGGCTCCGGCGCAGGCTACGAACGCTTCTGCAAAGCCGGTGAAAGCGATATTTCCAACGCCTCCCGCGCCATCAAAGACAGCGAAGTCGAAGACTGCCGCGCCATCGGTCGTGAACCGCTTGAGTTCCGCGTCGGCACCGATGCCCTGGCTGTCGTCGTCTCCACCCAGAACGACTTCCTGACCTCCATCTCCATCGAAGACCTCGCCAAGGTGTTCTCCGGCGAAATCTCCAACTGGAACCAGCTCAACCCCGCCTACCCCGATGGCAAGATCGCCGTCTACAGCCCCGGCTCCGACTCCGGCACCTTCGACTACTTCGTCGAAGAAGTCATGGAATCTGTCTACGGCGATGAGGGCGGAGCCAAACTCCTCGGTCTCGAAGGCATCCAACTCTCCGAAGACGACAACGTCCTCGTCCAGGGCGTCGCCGGCGACCCGTTCGCCATCAGCTACTTCGGCTATGCCTATTTTGTCGAAAATACCGACAAGCTCAACGCTCTCAACGTCAATGATGTCGAGCCTTCCCAGGCGAACGTGGACAACGGCACCTACCCGCTCGCCCGCCCGCTCTTCATCTACTCCACCGCCCAGATCATGCAGGACAAGCCGCAGGTGGCTGCCTTCATCGGCTTCTACCTCAGCCAGTTGGATGATAATATTGTCGATGTCGGCTACTTCCCCGCTCCCGCCAAGGAACTCTACTCCGCTTGGGGCGCCTGGCTCGCCGCTGTACGTTAG
- a CDS encoding class I mannose-6-phosphate isomerase, which yields MDNTPFALAPEYRDYVWGGSRLRPGIVPTAEAWIVYAGNRVTSGPYAGRTLSDLSSEFGMDLLGSRAAAQTGKRFPVLIKILDCAQWLSLQVHPNDEQAGKMEGDGFFGKTEAWHVLEVEPNAKLIAGIKPNVTSQELADSIKDGTVVETVNYVEVKAGDTLFMSPGTIHALGPGLLIYEIQQTSDITYRVYDWGRPETETRTLHIDKALAVSDPGAASSVLALPQVDDGGVKTLTQCEYFKLETVFLERNTVVMDTRDESFHALTVIEGQVQVSAQAKVFVLNKFDTLLIPACCGAYQISPMKKSRVLKAGI from the coding sequence ATGGATAATACACCCTTCGCCCTTGCCCCTGAATATCGTGACTATGTGTGGGGTGGATCGCGACTCCGTCCCGGAATTGTCCCAACCGCCGAGGCCTGGATCGTCTACGCAGGCAACCGCGTCACTTCCGGACCCTATGCTGGTCGGACTCTCTCAGATCTTTCCTCTGAATTCGGCATGGACCTGCTCGGCTCCCGCGCGGCTGCACAGACAGGGAAACGCTTTCCCGTTCTGATTAAAATTCTCGATTGCGCCCAGTGGCTTTCGTTACAAGTGCACCCGAATGATGAGCAGGCGGGGAAAATGGAAGGGGATGGTTTCTTCGGCAAGACCGAAGCCTGGCACGTGCTGGAAGTGGAACCCAATGCGAAGCTGATCGCAGGCATCAAGCCCAACGTCACCTCGCAGGAATTGGCGGATTCCATTAAGGATGGAACCGTTGTTGAAACTGTTAACTATGTTGAAGTGAAGGCGGGGGATACCCTGTTTATGAGTCCCGGCACGATCCATGCATTGGGGCCGGGATTGCTCATCTATGAAATCCAGCAGACCTCGGATATTACCTATCGCGTCTATGATTGGGGGCGGCCCGAAACCGAAACCCGCACATTGCATATCGACAAGGCGCTGGCCGTCTCAGACCCCGGGGCGGCATCGTCGGTTTTGGCGTTGCCGCAGGTGGACGATGGGGGGGTAAAGACCCTGACTCAATGCGAGTATTTCAAGCTGGAAACGGTATTCCTTGAAAGGAATACCGTTGTAATGGATACGAGGGATGAGTCCTTTCACGCCTTGACGGTGATCGAGGGACAGGTCCAGGTGTCAGCGCAGGCAAAGGTGTTTGTCTTAAATAAATTTGATACGCTCTTGATTCCCGCTTGTTGCGGAGCGTATCAAATCAGTCCAATGAAAAAGTCGCGCGTATTGAAGGCGGGCATCTAA
- the surE gene encoding 5'/3'-nucleotidase SurE gives MTKQILVTNDDGVLSAGLLALVQEMRKLGSVTILAPDRNWSGGGHVKTLDRALRVREFRLEDGTQAFASDGAPSDCVSLALLGYFKEKFDLVVSGINYGANLGHDVTYSGTVTAAMEAVIAGVPGVAVSLETPENHMGQIDFAPSAHAAGIAVKNVLAHGLPPETLLNVNIPFLKQDEIKGFRVTRQGLRVYHSRLDERLDPRNRPYYWIGGDAPTGVPEPGTDVGVLSEGYISVTPLQLDLTAYRALSDVSTWEWQEETH, from the coding sequence ATGACAAAACAAATATTGGTCACCAACGACGACGGTGTGCTTTCAGCGGGTCTGCTTGCCCTTGTGCAGGAAATGCGAAAACTTGGCAGCGTCACCATCCTCGCGCCGGATAGGAACTGGTCCGGCGGGGGACACGTCAAAACCCTGGACCGCGCCCTGCGGGTGCGTGAATTCCGCCTCGAGGACGGCACACAAGCCTTTGCCAGCGACGGGGCGCCCTCCGATTGTGTATCCCTTGCCCTGCTCGGTTATTTCAAGGAGAAATTCGACCTGGTGGTTTCCGGGATCAATTATGGCGCGAACCTGGGTCACGACGTGACCTATTCCGGAACTGTCACCGCCGCCATGGAGGCTGTCATAGCCGGGGTGCCCGGTGTGGCAGTCTCGCTGGAAACGCCGGAAAACCACATGGGACAGATCGATTTCGCCCCTTCCGCTCATGCGGCTGGCATTGCCGTCAAAAACGTGCTGGCGCACGGCCTGCCCCCCGAAACCCTGCTGAATGTCAACATCCCCTTCCTGAAACAGGACGAGATCAAAGGCTTTCGCGTCACCCGCCAGGGACTGCGCGTCTATCACAGCCGCCTCGACGAACGCCTCGACCCGCGCAACCGTCCCTATTACTGGATCGGCGGCGATGCACCCACAGGCGTTCCCGAACCCGGCACCGACGTCGGCGTGTTATCCGAAGGTTACATCTCCGTCACGCCTCTCCAGCTGGACCTGACCGCCTATCGCGCCCTCTCCGATGTCAGCACCTGGGAATGGCAGGAAGAAACTCATTAG